From Schistocerca americana isolate TAMUIC-IGC-003095 chromosome 11, iqSchAmer2.1, whole genome shotgun sequence, the proteins below share one genomic window:
- the LOC124553345 gene encoding uncharacterized protein LOC124553345, protein MIPQSPSSNPCSTTTVNDPCNTEVTTVTEETIVNEGYIEDDSSNYSQDIFTVELSDGSKPVSTPSPLSEQPYASARKRRRKDTEDELATSTLSVLRDIRVSISGSNEDDKFGQYVAAELKKLENPAIKADVKLNVMKCIMDGIHKEICN, encoded by the exons ATG ATACCACAGTCACCCTCATCAAATCCATGTAGCACGACCACTGTCAATGACCCTTGT AATACTGAGGTGACCACAGTTACTGAAGAGACCATAGTAAATGAGGGATATATTGAAGATGACAGCAGCAAC TACTCTCAAGACATATTTACTGTGGAATTGTCAGACGGAAGTAAACCTGTGTCAACACCATCACCTCTAAGTGAGCAGCCTTATGCTTCAGCCAGAAAGAGGCGTAGGAAGGACACTGAGGATGAATTAGCCACCTCAACATTGTCAGTCTTAAGAGACATTAGAGTTTCAATTAGTGGCAGTAATGAAGATGACAAGTTTGGTCAGTATGTTGCTGCTgaattgaagaaattggaaaatcCAGCAATTAAGGCTGACGTGAAATTGAATgtcatgaaatgtatcatggatggCATACATAAAGAAATCTGTAACTGA